The DNA window CCCAGTGCGGAGCGCTCCAGCACTCCTGGTTGCTCTGTAATGCCCCTGATCCCCCTTTATGGCAACGTCCACCACGTTTTGCCATCCCTCTTTTAACCCTAgctgctcttctcctttccagGTGTCTTTTAAAAATGGTCAAGGGGAACATTGTAGTCCCTGAAGACATCCTGAGTTTCTGTTGCAATGGCCTCCAGGTACCCCGTGTGCTGTGCAAATAACCCCGGGGGTTGCTGGTGTGCAGTGCCCTGTCCCTATTAACGTCCCCAGCCACTGAGATCATAACCGTGCTGCAGAAAGCTTTGGAGCTCTGCGTAGTGCTGGCTCACACCCCAgagcctgctgccttccagAAATAGCTGTGTCCTTGTGCTGTGGACACCAGGGGGGTTTTTGGGGGGGCTCGAGGCTGCTGGGACTGGTGCCCCTTCCTTAGGGCTCGCTCGCTGCCTTGGCTAACCTGAGGTTTGTGCCGTTCCTGGGATGCCTTGTACCAGTAGCTATGGAAACAGAGGGCTCCTGTTAGACCAGTGATGGAAAATGCTATTCTGAGAGGCGAAGTGGCGTTCGGTGAGCCTGGGGTAGGAGGGAAGGCTGTGTTCTGAGAATAAAGCTTTTACAAAGGCAGCTGGAGAGAAGCGGAGGGGAAAGAAGCTGCTGCAAGTGGGATCTCGCAACAAGTGCTATAAATGGGGGACATTGTTAGAGCAGAAAGCGGAAGGAAGCACCGTAATGAAGCCCAGACTGCTCTCAAGGCTCCTCAATTACTCACGGGGTGCACTGAGTTCAGCCCTTGTGTAACACAGCCCACTCCAGGCTGAATCCTCTCTTCTGACAGCACAGCTGTAATCTCAGTCCCTTTGAAACACTTCTGTGTGCCCAGTGAGCCAGGGGCCgggcaggagcagtgctgacCCCATCGACACTATGTTCATAACATTTTATCCTTCTCTCCCCAGCAATGCACTGCCTGAGCATCCTGCTCCGCCAAGCAGGGTTTCCTCATCTCCTGGAGGATGTTTCTCCCATTTGTGCAGAGCCGAGGAGCGGGTGCCCCCTGTGGCACCGACATTTGGgataggaaaagcaaacaatggGGTTCAGAGCGTTGTGCTCCCCATGCTCGCCCATCCCATAGGCATGTTTGCTAATGAGGCTGGGTTACGAGCCATATCCCTCCCCTCTTCCCACAGGGCTCGACCTCACCGCAGTGCACCCAGGACacaggggagcagcaggaggaggctgcaggagccATGGGCGGCCACAACCCCACCGAGGTACAGATGAGCCAACTGGTGCTGCCCTGCCACAGCAACCAGCATGGGGAGCTCAGCGCCGGGCAGCTGCTCAAGTGGATCGACACGGCTGCTTGCCTATCGGGTAAGCTGTGTCTGGGCATTTGTAGCTTGTCGGTAGGGTTTGGGGAGCTTGTCCTGCACGGGGAGGGAAATGCGCTGGGTGAGGATGCTTACAGCAGTGTTTGGCGatggaaaggaaagcaacaagCAATGGCTCCCTCTCATGCGGACAGCTGGGGTGGAGGCagagggctgggctggggagaTGCGGGGTTGCGTGCGGGCAGCAGCGAGcctgtccctgcctgctgcccacagcGCTGACGGCAGCTGGGCGCCGTGCCATGCTGCTGAGTAATGGAGCGGCCGGCAGCAGCACGGGGGGAGgcggctctgctgctgcacagctcctcGGTCTGGGTCTGCTTCCCTCCCTGTGGCCTCCGTGAAGCCAAACCTACACCAGTGAGAGCAGGAAATGGGCAGTCCTGCAGTTTGGAGATGCTTTTGTAGTCTGGAGGGGAAGCCGAGCCGGCAGCTGGCTTGACAGTAGTTGCTGTTTAGGGATAGATGCTATCAGCTGCTGTGCATTGCTGAGAACGCACCATCAGGGCAGGGCAGACATTGAGGGTGATGTGGCCAGGATCTGCCCCAGGGCTGAACCCTGGGCAAAATATATCAGAAACCTAAAATGCTGCTCTTAGTGGGCACAGATGGGAAAAGGGCAGGGATGGGAGTAGGGCTTTGAGGTTGCTGTAACCCCAAACGTTGGGCTGGCAgttccttgtgctgctgcaggctgctgacgCTGTTTGCTGTTCCTTCTCAGCTGAGAGACATGCTGGCTGCCCGTGCGTCACCGCCTCGATGGATGACATCTATTTTGAGCACACCATTAGGTAAGGGTGCCTCTTCCTGCCCTCTCTCTTGGCCGGGTGTGGGGCTGAGGCAGAGCTGCATTGTTCTGGAGCTTCTCTACCCATATGCCTTCCAGCACCATGTTGCCAGCCCAGCTGGCTGCCAGGTCCTGGGCACATCTGCCCCTGGTGAGCGGGGTTGGTCAGGGTGCAGGGACCCTGCGGCTATCCTGTTTCCTATTGCTATTCCCAGAAAGACACATTGCTCATTTGGTCAGTGGCAGTGGCACCTCAGCAaggagctgctcagcactggaGCATATGCTCTGCACACTTGTGGGATCTTGCCCTCCGCTCACCCCTTGTCCCTTCTCCTCTCTATGTTTTCCAGTGTTGGTCAAGTCGTTAACATCAAAGCCAAAGTGAACCGAGCCTTCAACTCCAGTATGGAGGTCCGTGTGCTGCAGCCATGCTTTGCCCCCTGTGCCCACTCTTGGCACACTGCTGTCCCTGCCAGCTGCACCCTCTGTGCTGTGGCCACCTGCAAAacacctgcatgctgctctgctctatggctccagggctgtgctgtctgTCTTGCTCGCTCTGGCTCAGCTTGGGgtgatgctgctgggagctgagctgcatGCTGCCTTTCCACATGcacctgctgctgtttgggcACCAAACTGCTCCCTTTCTCCTGTGCTTGGTTTCAAGATCCCAAACTATGCTGGGCATCACTGTGCTTcacctgctgctttcagcccCCTCCTTCCTCAGGAGGAAATATCTGGGGTGAGGAACCCCTGCATGTGCTTGCACAAactctgtgctggtggtgcCAGCTGAATGTCAGCCCCTGCTACCCATCCATGAGGCTCAGAGgcgctgtgctgtgctctctgCCAGGTGGGCATCCAGGTGAGCTACGAGGACCTGTGCAgtgggaagcactgcagcatctgcaagGCTTATGCCACCTTCGTGGCGCAGGGCCCCCTAGGCACCAAGGTAAGTGCTGCACAGTGAGCCCTGTGCCCAGCCTGCAGGAAATCACCTCTGCAACAGGGACTGGGGGCAGGTGGGGCTGTGCCTAAATTTTCCTGAGCCATGGGGATGTGTGCAAGCTGGAAGAGTCATTTCCCTCAACACAATCATCTCAGTCAAGCATGCAGGGCTTGCCCAGTTCTGAATGTGATCCAGGATGCATGGCCTCAGAACCCTACTCAGGGCCCACCCCATCCACCCCCCACACCTAGGTGAAGCTGAAGCCGCTGATCCCGCAGACAGAGGAGGAGAAGATCGAGCACAGCATTGCAGCTGAGCGCCGTCGGATGCGGCTGGTGCACAAGGACACCCTCAAGGACCTCCTTACCCGCAGCACCAGTAACACCGGTACCTCATGTCCACAAGGGACGTGTGGGGCCAGGCGTGGGGGTGACCGTGGCACTGAGCCCCGTTCTCCCTGGCAGAGATGGAGACAAGGGATGGCAGCGTGGTGGTGCCGGCTGAGAAGACACGAGTGGAGAGCGTGGAGCTGGTGCTGCCGCCGCACGCCAACCACCAGGGCAACACCTTTGGTGGGCAGATCATGGCCTGGATGGAGAACGTGGCCACCATTGCAGCCAGGTTCCTGCAGGGGAGGGAGCATCAAGGCGGGTGGGCTGGACCACGGCTGGGTGGTGGGGGCCTTCTGGAGATGGTGGGATGGCAGGGGCCAGCATGCAGCCTTTGGGGATGGCACTGGGGGCTGGCAGTGTCACACACGCACGGTGGTGCTGGAGAAAGGCAGGCACACATCCCACAAGAGTCCCCTGGTTCTGGCTGTGATGGGGACGGTGCATGGGGTGACACCTGCCCTGCAGCCggctgtgccatgcccaccCCACGCTGCGTGCCATCGAGATGTTCCACTTCCGCGGGCCGTCGCAGGTCGGGGACCGCCTGGTGCTCAAGGCCATCGTCAACAACGCCTTCAAGAACAGGTGAGTGCCGGTGGCAGCTCCTCTAGCCTTCCTCATGGCTCCCCACACCTCACcccttcttctttcctccccAGCATGGAGGTGGGGGTCTGCACCGAGGCCTACGACCAGGAGATGTCTGTCAGCCGGAGGCACATCAACAGTGCCTTCATGACCTTTGTGGTGCTGGATGAGGAGGGCCAGCCCCGCACGCTGCCCATGGTCGTGCCCCAGCCAGGGGTAAGGACCGTGATCCCCCTGTGCCTCCATGCCCCCTGTGTCCCTGCTGCAGTGGCACACAGCAAGCATCCATCCCCTGATCACAGCGCTGCTACCAGAGAGGCGCTGACATCAGCTGAAGAGCTCTGTGCCTTCTCCCAGCACACTGAAATAGCTCCCGGTTAATCTCTGGAGCACGGGGCTTCACCTTCCAGCCCTTTGCTGCTGAATGTTTTACCCTCtctacaatatatatatatttgttccTCCTTTTCCATTAACCTGATGTGCTTTTCTCATTTATCAGGATGGAGAAAGGCGGTACAGAGAAGCCAGTGCTAGGAAGAAGATTCGGCTGGACCGGTGAGAACAAGTGGGATGCCaggatggaggggggggaatGGGAGATGCCTTCCTTGGCACCGGGGAGCAGGGACACCCCAGCTTTTGCCCTGCTGTAAGGAAGactctttcctgcaggaaataCGTTGTCTCCTGCAAGCAGACAGAGGTGCCGCTGTCTGTGCCCTGGGACCAAAGCAACAAGGTGTGTGCCTGCAGGTGGCACTGCCTCCTGCCTGTGTTTTGGGGATACCCCTGGCCCTGATGTGCTGCTCTGTCACAGGTGTACCTGAGCTACAACAATGTCTCCGCGCTGAAGACGCTCGTAGCCAAAGCCAACTGGGTGCTGGccagggagaaggagaaggtACAGCACTAACCCAAGTACTCTGAGCTGTACCCAGAGCGTGGGTGTGCTGGGTGCACGTCCCAGCCCTACTCTGTGCTCCCCAAGGTGCAGATCTACACACTAGAGGAGGACAAGTTCCTCTCTTTCCGCATTGAGATGTTGGTGCACATCTCAGCCAGCCAGGccttctctctgctctctgaCCTGCGGCGCCGGCATGAGTGGGACAGCCACTATGAGTGAGTGCTGCTGGGCATGGCGTGGGAGCGGGCACCCAGCCCTTTCCAGAAGCTTTGGGCTTCCCTGAGGCCTGGCATCTCTGTTCTCATGCTTTGAGCCGTGTGTTCCCATCCCTGGGGCTGATGGCTTTCAGCATTCATGGTAGTTCTCACCACTGCCGGTTTCCCTCCCACCTGCAGGAGTGCTGAGCTGGTGCAGCAGGTGGATGAGGATGATGCCATCTACCATGTGCTGAGCCAGACGCTCAGCTGTGAGAACAAGCCACAGGACTTTGTCATCCTGGCCTCCCGGCGGAAACCCTGCAGCAGAGGGTAAGCAGGAGGTGATgtctccatccccatcacccAAGCTGCGCCCTACTCACCCTGCTGTCCCTTCCAGGGACCCCTACGTGGTGGCCTTTCGGTCGGTGACGCTGCCCACACACCCAGCCAGCACCACCTACACGCGGGGTGAGACGCTCTGCTCCGGCTTCTGCGTGTGGCCAGAGTCAGAGGAGATGAGCAAGGTGAGGGGCTGCGGCCACGCTGTGCACTGCTGTGGGGTTCAGCCTCCATGCCCAGCCATGACACCCCTCTCCTGCTCATCACAGGTGGCTTACTACAACCAGGCAACGCCGGGGTACCTCAACTACGTCACCACCAACGTGGTGGGGCTCTCCTCCAACTTCTGCGCCACCTTCGAGGCCTGTGAGAAGTTCCTGTTGAAGAACAAGGATGACCTGATTGCTCGGCTGCAGGACCTCTAGGCCAGCCTGGGCTCTGCTGTTATCCATGGACAGACGGATGGGCTGGCACAGGGGTGTGGGGACAGGGGCTGGCACTCAGCCTCACTGAGGCTTTGACCTGAGCAGGGTCAGTGAGATGGGGACGGAGAGGTGTCACAGGGATACACCACCCTCACACTGATACTTCACAAACCAGTCctattttcttcctaattttaTAAGCTGCTTAGTAGGACTTGAACTTCAGTTCAACTAACGCTACTTGAATCTTTGTACGATCCCAACTCTTCCTAATAgtgattttttaattgtttcttaaTGAGAGAAACTTTTTTGTAGTGGTGGGGACTGGGGCCGTGGTGGGGATTTGGGGCCGTGCTGGGGGAGGTGCTGCTCCACTGTCCCAGGCTCCAGGTCACGGCTGGAGCACGGCCACACTGCCCCTTGGCTCCCACACAGAGCAGGGGGAGATGCAGCTGCTGGGTAGGAAATGGGCTGTCAGTGCATCCATGGTGGGGCTGTCAGGTTTTCTCTGTTCCTGCAAGCAGAAGGTGGGCTGCCACACCATGCCCCTGCCTCACACCCAATCATTCAGATGCTGATGGCTTGCTAAAATCCCAACCCCATTGCACTGCCCTGCGGTCTTGCTGCTGACCTGGGCTCTGTGTGGAAGGAGTGGCAATAAAAGAGcatcaaaaggaaaaaccttTACCTGCCTGAGGGTCTGCTTTGGGGGGCcgtggtgctgctgccctggcaCTGAGATCCACATTGTAACCTCCTTGGATTGTGGTCATCCCCTGTGAGCCTCCACCTCCTCTGCCCTCTTATCACCTCCAGATAAAGCTGTTCCAAGCTGAACATGGTACAAAACACTCAATTTTTACAGTGACTCCTTATCTCCCAAAACTCAGGGCAATCCTGCCTCTTTATCAGCAGGACACGAGCCATCCTTCCCACTTATCTGTAGGAATGGCTGCTGCTTGATTAAGTGCACACAGTGATGTGTTCACCCCACTGTTGAACTTTGACTGACCTCTCTCACTCCCAAAGCACTATACAAAGCTTGGGGTGGGGGGTTTGGGGTACAGGAGGGGAGCCAGAGCAGGATTCCCCAGTGAGGTCCCCACTTGGGTGACTGCAGGAATGGTGATTTTTGGCCATGACATTGCAGCTGAATTGAGCTCGCTGGAGCAGTAACACaagctcagcactgagctggagGGTGGCTTGGCTGACACAGAGGGACCCCAGTCTGAGCAATGCAGAACCTACTGCTGTACCTGGTCTTCCTGTCTGTCTCCTGGGGAGCACAGATCTGTGACCTCTGTGGCTGGTAGGTCCCTGCACACCTCTTGGCCCAGGAGGCTCTCTCCCCCACAAGGTTGATGATAAGCAGCTGCCTCTCACTCTAGCCTGACTGCATTCACTACATACCACCTCTGAGCTGCTCAGCAATGAGGAAACAGCCCaggcagaatcacagagtcattttGAATCAGAAGGGATCCTTAAGAGGCCACCcggtcccactccctgcaatgaacagggatacccacagctccatcaggcgCTGGGAtttccatccagcctgaccttgggaACCTACAGTGATGGGGCATCTCCCCagctttagtttgaaaccatttcccctcatcctctCACAACAGGTCCTGCTAAGGCATCTGTCCCCTTCCTTACAGACTCCCTTTAGATACTCACAGGCCActctctcaggtctccctgcagccttctctccaggctgcacagccccagctctcatcAGCCTATCCTCATAGGAggggtgttccatcccttggatgATTTTTGCAGccctctggatgcactccagcaGATCCATgcctctcctgcactgaggactccacatctggatgcagtactccagatgaggcctcagaAGGGCAGAACAAAGGGGTGGAATCAACCCCCaaacctgctggccatgctgctttggatgcagcttaggatacagttggctttaGGCTGCGAGGCAGCCCCTGCTGTAACATGCCAACTGGCTGCAGCCCCAATCCCTTCCTCCACTGGATCAAGCTTcattctgctctgctggggctgGCTCACAAACGGTGCTGAGATCCACACGTGGCTTTGGTTAAAAGCAAACAGTTAGCATGCAGACTTCAGCAAGCTCTGCATGTAAGAGGGGTGGAGGAGAAACCACATGCAACAGCTGCTTACAGCAGGCACTCTTCCCCTTGCAGATCATCATCTTTTTTCATTGCTGCCTCCAAGCTGAATGCACAGTGGTTCGGAGAGGCCATCTCTGACACCACAACAGCCATGCACTGCATGGAAGGCAGCCACAGCCTGGGCCATGAGATCATGCTGGGTGAGTCCTGCAGATGGCCACAAGCCTCCCACCCTGCCTGCAGGCACTGAGCTACCAGCTCACCCCATTCGGTATCCTTGCTCTGCAACTCTGCTGCATGTCCTGCTCAGGGCTGAGCCTGTCCTACCTGACTGCCCACCTCCCTGCCTTGTGAGCGTGGGTGCAAATCAACCCCACCAACATTGTTTTTTACCTATATTTGTGCGCAGTGCAGGAACTCAGCAATGTGCAGTTCTGTTTACTTTCTTAGAGCTGCCTGAATGCAGCACTGGAGAGAGAATAATCCTCCACGCTCTAAGCAGAACTGTTTGTGGCTGAAGAGCTTTTTGTTGCCCTGAGCACTTAATGTTCTTCAAactgcagccactgctccccagggcagctcagggagaaagaaattagttagaattatttttaattgcaagcTCATATGGAAGGATATATTGCTTTATGTTGGCACTGCGGTGTTTGGGCTGAGAATTACTGTTTAACATTCACTTTCAGTATTTCATCTGGTGAGAAAAAAGGATCACTTTATTAGGCAGGAATCAGCCTGCTTAAAATAGACACGTATAGCTCCAGCTTATATAGGTAGCAAAAGAGGCAGTAAAACACACCGCTCCAGACAaagagctctgctctcctctggccagcagcagctctgagcagagaaAACCAGCTGCTGCTAATTCTCAGAGCTGCAATGGCCCATGCAGGCGCCCAGCTGCATTCAGCTTGTAGCAGCAGGCAGGTACTCACCCTGGAGCACTGCTGTTAAACCCTGGCAACTACAGCCCACCTCGCAGGAAATCAGTGATTTTTCACAGGTAAGTAcattcccagctgctgttgcttcagctgcagccaATGTTTGGCACTGGTTCAGGTTTATTTCAAAACCCCATGCAGCCTGTCATAGAGGAGACCTTCTGCAAGCCAGCTGGATttctatttaaacaaataatcCCCTCTTGTAAGCCCTTCATTCTCCTTCTACGCTTCTTTGCTGGAAGTTTCTCTGTGTGCCAAGATTATTTCTCCCCTGAAGTGTGCAAGGCATTTCTGTGCAAGCAGAAGTTTGCTGGCTGTAGCCGACATAAACAGCAATCTCCTGCACATGATTTCCTTGGTTCCTTCTCACTCATTACAGCCGATGCACCTTCTTGCCATGGAAATACTTCTTAGAGAAAGGAGAACTCTTCACAAAAGCCAGCACAGTCGGAGTCCCAGCCTTCACAAAATACCTGCAAAGATTAAAGAGagtcctctgctttccttctgtctggCCAAGCATCATGCGAGTGGCTGCTGCCCAGTACAGCACAGCCTGACCTCCCAAAGGATGACAGGCTGCTTCTGATGATCAGCAGAGCCTTTCAGAGCCAGGGCTACCCTTATCGGAGGAGCAGCGTTATGAATCAAGGCTTCTCCCAACAACCACCCCTTATTAAAACAGAGAGCTGTTGTTCTGTCCCTGGAAAAAGGTTTCTTCTGCAACTGCCCTTACAGCCTGAAATCTGAGGGCTTATGCACACTGCTGAGTTTTATGGAGTGCCTGTTCAGACAgtccacagcagcagagcttgaGCTCCGCTCCCCCTGTGACAGACCcctctgcaggagctgtgctgcaggcatcCCCAGCCAGCTACAAGCTGCTGCAAGTTAACAGCACCAGCTCtacaatgcttttttttttggtttctgAACAGCAGACTCTTTTCTCTAAACAACAGCACAGTACTTGAAAGTCAATTTCAAAGAGCCAGACTGcgctgcatgctgtgctggggaCTGCTCACACAGCATTATTAACAGCGAGAGCATTGTTAACCTTCAACACGCTCTCTTTATacgctgct is part of the Excalfactoria chinensis isolate bCotChi1 chromosome 8, bCotChi1.hap2, whole genome shotgun sequence genome and encodes:
- the ACOT11 gene encoding acyl-coenzyme A thioesterase 11 isoform X4, whose product is MLSFFWLRCLLKMVKGNIVVPEDILSFCCNGLQGSTSPQCTQDTGEQQEEAAGAMGGHNPTEVQMSQLVLPCHSNQHGELSAGQLLKWIDTAACLSAERHAGCPCVTASMDDIYFEHTISVGQVVNIKAKVNRAFNSSMEVGIQVSYEDLCSGKHCSICKAYATFVAQGPLGTKVKLKPLIPQTEEEKIEHSIAAERRRMRLVHKDTLKDLLTRSTSNTEMETRDGSVVVPAEKTRVESVELVLPPHANHQGNTFGGQIMAWMENVATIAASRLCHAHPTLRAIEMFHFRGPSQVGDRLVLKAIVNNAFKNSMEVGVCTEAYDQEMSVSRRHINSAFMTFVVLDEEGQPRTLPMVVPQPGDGERRYREASARKKIRLDRKYVVSCKQTEVPLSVPWDQSNKVYLSYNNVSALKTLVAKANWVLAREKEKVQIYTLEEDKFLSFRIEMLVHISASQAFSLLSDLRRRHEWDSHYESAELVQQVDEDDAIYHVLSQTLSCENKPQDFVILASRRKPCSRGDPYVVAFRSVTLPTHPASTTYTRGETLCSGFCVWPESEEMSKVAYYNQATPGYLNYVTTNVVGLSSNFCATFEACEKFLLKNKDDLIARLQDL
- the ACOT11 gene encoding acyl-coenzyme A thioesterase 11 isoform X1, with the translated sequence MLSFFWLRCLLKMVKGNIVVPEDILSFCCNGLQGSTSPQCTQDTGEQQEEAAGAMGGHNPTEVQMSQLVLPCHSNQHGELSAGQLLKWIDTAACLSAERHAGCPCVTASMDDIYFEHTISVGQVVNIKAKVNRAFNSSMEVKLKPLIPQTEEEKIEHSIAAERRRMRLVHKDTLKDLLTRSTSNTEMETRDGSVVVPAEKTRVESVELVLPPHANHQGNTFGGQIMAWMENVATIAASRLCHAHPTLRAIEMFHFRGPSQVGDRLVLKAIVNNAFKNSMEVGVCTEAYDQEMSVSRRHINSAFMTFVVLDEEGQPRTLPMVVPQPGDGERRYREASARKKIRLDRKYVVSCKQTEVPLSVPWDQSNKVYLSYNNVSALKTLVAKANWVLAREKEKVQIYTLEEDKFLSFRIEMLVHISASQAFSLLSDLRRRHEWDSHYESAELVQQVDEDDAIYHVLSQTLSCENKPQDFVILASRRKPCSRGDPYVVAFRSVTLPTHPASTTYTRGETLCSGFCVWPESEEMSKVAYYNQATPGYLNYVTTNVVGLSSNFCATFEACEKFLLKNKDDLIARLQDL
- the ACOT11 gene encoding acyl-coenzyme A thioesterase 11 isoform X2, with the translated sequence MGGHNPTEVQMSQLVLPCHSNQHGELSAGQLLKWIDTAACLSAERHAGCPCVTASMDDIYFEHTISVGQVVNIKAKVNRAFNSSMEVGIQVSYEDLCSGKHCSICKAYATFVAQGPLGTKVKLKPLIPQTEEEKIEHSIAAERRRMRLVHKDTLKDLLTRSTSNTEMETRDGSVVVPAEKTRVESVELVLPPHANHQGNTFGGQIMAWMENVATIAASRLCHAHPTLRAIEMFHFRGPSQVGDRLVLKAIVNNAFKNSMEVGVCTEAYDQEMSVSRRHINSAFMTFVVLDEEGQPRTLPMVVPQPGDGERRYREASARKKIRLDRKYVVSCKQTEVPLSVPWDQSNKVYLSYNNVSALKTLVAKANWVLAREKEKVQIYTLEEDKFLSFRIEMLVHISASQAFSLLSDLRRRHEWDSHYESAELVQQVDEDDAIYHVLSQTLSCENKPQDFVILASRRKPCSRGDPYVVAFRSVTLPTHPASTTYTRGETLCSGFCVWPESEEMSKVAYYNQATPGYLNYVTTNVVGLSSNFCATFEACEKFLLKNKDDLIARLQDL
- the ACOT11 gene encoding acyl-coenzyme A thioesterase 11 isoform X3 codes for the protein MGGHNPTEVQMSQLVLPCHSNQHGELSAGQLLKWIDTAACLSAERHAGCPCVTASMDDIYFEHTISVGQVVNIKAKVNRAFNSSMEVKLKPLIPQTEEEKIEHSIAAERRRMRLVHKDTLKDLLTRSTSNTEMETRDGSVVVPAEKTRVESVELVLPPHANHQGNTFGGQIMAWMENVATIAASRLCHAHPTLRAIEMFHFRGPSQVGDRLVLKAIVNNAFKNSMEVGVCTEAYDQEMSVSRRHINSAFMTFVVLDEEGQPRTLPMVVPQPGDGERRYREASARKKIRLDRKYVVSCKQTEVPLSVPWDQSNKVYLSYNNVSALKTLVAKANWVLAREKEKVQIYTLEEDKFLSFRIEMLVHISASQAFSLLSDLRRRHEWDSHYESAELVQQVDEDDAIYHVLSQTLSCENKPQDFVILASRRKPCSRGDPYVVAFRSVTLPTHPASTTYTRGETLCSGFCVWPESEEMSKVAYYNQATPGYLNYVTTNVVGLSSNFCATFEACEKFLLKNKDDLIARLQDL